The region TGCCACAGTCGCCCGCCTCGCCCAAGCCTCGCAAAGACTCCAAAAGCATCTTTGCCAACTTCTCCGCTAACAAGTCGTCCTCGCGCCTGAACAGCCAGGGGAACTCTGCACGCCAAAATTCCGAACAACCCACGCCTAGCCTGTACTCGAATGGCCGCGGCGGTGCCTCAACACCAGACCTCGGCCGTCCTGTGCGCACTCCCAACTCCGACGGTATGGTCCTAccaacccaaacaaccaTGGTTTCGCTAACGAGAACAGACAACCGCTCAGAAGTTGTACGCCTAGACCAGCGCACAGGTTCAGGCCTGTCAAACGACTCATCCGACCCCCACCCAGACTCCTCCAAACGCACCACAATCAAACCAAAGAAGCAGGGCCTCTTGCCAAGGTCGAAATCTATCAAAGAAGGCGAGGCCGCAGGGTCCCGTACCAAGCTCAACAAGGCTCCCCCGGGGCAGCTATCCCCCGACATTGCAGCCTCGTGGGCCACGAATGGCGAGGGGAATGGGATGCCTATGAAGTCGGCACCAATGGACAAAGGTCAGTCATGGCGCCATGCGGGCAAGGGCAGGCTTCGAACTCACTCAGCAGACCGTCAGGATGGGTCGAAGCAAATTCCACGCGACGACGACCAGAGAAGGGACAAAGCTGAACAAATATCCCTAGCCTCCAACTCGTACAATTCCTACAACGAAAGTAAAGGACACAATTTCATTTCGAAGCTCGGTTCAGGGGCTCGCAACATGGGAGAGAAAATGGATTCTGCACGCAAGGGCGTGTTTGGAAAACTGGGACGAAGCTCAAGCAACCACGAGAGCCAAACGCCGGTAACGAACGAGCCATATGTTTGCAAGATTATACATAAGCCCTTGATCGAGCAAACAAGATTGACGCGAATATCAACGCGCTTGGAGCAGTCACGCGACAAGACGGAATTTTGGATGCCGGCTCTACCATGGCGGTGCATTGAGTAGGTGATGCTGCCAACCAAAACGTATACACGTGCTAACCACTTATATAGCTACTTGAACATGCGGGGTTgtgaagaagaaggattATATCGCGTTCCAGGTTCCGCCCAACAAGTACGGTACTACGAACGCAAGTTTGACGAGGGTATGGTTACCTCGGACTTTTGTGCTGCCACATACTAACAGAAACCCAGACCGAGATATCGACTTGATCAGCGACCCGAACCTCAACGATCCCAATGTCATCGGTTCACTATTCAAGAACTGGCTACGGCAACTACCAGATGAAATCTTCCCCAAACAAATACAAGCAGCGATCCAACAACAATGTCAGGGCGCCAAAACGACACCACAAATGCTCAAGGATGAGCTATCAAAATTGCCCCCATTTAACTATTATCTTTTATTCGCAATCACCTGCCACATCAGCTTGTTGCACTCGTGCTCCGAGTTCAACAAGATGAACTACAACAACTTGTGCATCTGTTTCCAACCCGCAATCAAGATTGACGCTTTTTGTTTCCAGTTCCTTATCCTGGATTGGCGAAACTGTTGGCAGGGCTGCTGGACCGAGAAGGATTTTCTAACGGATGAGATCAATTTTCTCAATGCCGTGGAAAGCGAGCATCTACAGCAGCAACACatgcagcagcagcagcagcagcaacaacagcaacaacagcagcagcagccgACACCTTCTCGAGGTGGTCCACTTCAAAACTCTACCAAGAACAAGGCGCATTCATCACCACACGTTGGGAAGCCTTCTACGACACGAAGTCATTCGACTGACCATATCAAACCATCAACACGAGGACTCTCATCTGACAGGAGTGGACGCGCCACGCCCCCAAATCCTTCGCTGGTTTTGTCGGAACCTTCAAGTAATCCTATTTTACGCATGCGCGGTGGCTACAGCGAGCGTACAAGTTCGCCTGAACGGATGATTTCATCTTCAGATAGCAAAGAAGGTAGTGGTGGCGGACCAAAACGGCTCGCTCCACGTGCACCGCCGTCTGTAAACACTGAGACGTCCTCGATTGACTACGACGAAAATGCTACACCAACGCAGGCACAGCATAGTCGTGGGCCATCGGAATCGACGCAATTTCGATTGGACCTCCGCGATCCCCCCGGGTCACCTTTCAATATCAAGTTTTGAGCGGCTGTTTGAGCAGGGACCGCATATTAATCCATCAGTGCATGTACGAGGCGACGATGCAAGGGGTAGTTGGATTTGACTGGTTGATTTTGGCATCTTCGCTTCGTCGTGTGTGGGCTGCCACGGGTCGCGATACCCGTCTTGTGATCAGTCTTCACTCGTGGCAGCAGCAATTGCCCGATATTTGTTTAGTAGCCAGCGCTGGAGTTTGGGCTGCATATCCATTAGCTGCTTATTCTTACATTATGTTGCACATGGGTTTTGGAAGCCATAGGTCTTGAAGAAGATGGCATTCGTGGTGGGCATCTGAGCGACTTGACTTGTACCATATAGATGAATGCGGTGTCTGATGGCAGATGCCAGACGGCAGGTGGCAGGTGGCAGAAATGAGCGTTTTCGATGGGATTTCAAGTTTCACTTCCAGCAAATGTGTTCAACAAATTCCCCGTACCAACTGGATGCAGTTGGGAAGTTTGCCCAGACCCCGCGCTATTGGATTGCTGCATGTCAGGAACGGGGCGGGCTGGGGTTGCCCATGGTCGACTATGTGGAGCTTGGGGCAATGACGTTTCCCGCGGGTTGCGCTTGCGGCTCATGTAGTTCGCGACCGCCCACCGCCGATCGCACACGTCGCCCGTCGCCAGGCGCTGCTTCCTCCAACACACCACGAGGGCAATTGACCCTCAGAAGCTCTTGCGCACTCTGTCAGCGGTCTGTTGATTATAAAACATCGCTCGAGCCTGTTTTTCCTCCATTCTTCCTCCAGCATCCTCCACAACGCTCTCTCTCTCACAACCAGCATCTTCAGAGTCAGCAATACCACTTTTACCTCTACTCAGATATCCTAGCACAACACATTCCCATTTTTTTTTACTACCAGTCCAATCATCAAATTCACAATGGCCGTAGCACTACCACACCACTCCAAGTCGTCCTCGCCGCGCAAGGTCGTCTACCTGCTGCCACTAACCGACTATGGCTGCCCAGACGTGGCCGGCACCTACATCTACATGCCCCCGCCCACCGACCCAGCATACTCAATCTGCTTCCAGATCCAGGGTACCAGCTCGATATGTCGCGAGGGCAGTCTTTGGGTGAACATTCCCGCCAAAGGCAAGAAGTTTGAGCGCAGCAACTACCGCGAGTACAAGTACGTTGCAACTCCTACCCACCTGGGTGACTGGCACCTACAGTAGCTTTTGTATACTTGGGTTTCAAAAATTCCATGTCACCCAGGAGTACCAACCCTCAATCTGCTCTTCATCGCTGACACATGCCGAAGACTGCAGCCAAACTTCACGGGCTTGTGCGAGATTGAGATCCCGATATACGAAGCCAATGCCTTCTCCTTTTATACAACCTATTCGCCGCTGCCCCAGTGGTCCTTCACAGACGTTGCCTCGCCGAAGCCCACGCGGACAGACACATACTACATTGACGTATGTCCAAGCCTCCGGCTGAAGGGCGAGCACTTGCCGGTCGAGGCTGTCTGCATCTTCTCCACCTTGTCCAAGTTCATGGGCAACTACCCCACCGACTGGGATAATCACCTTCGCGGTATCGGCCAGCGTGGTTACAACATGGTGCATTTCACACCGCTTATGATGCGGGGTTCTTCAAACTCGCCGTACAGCATATATGACCAGCTGAAGTTCGACGATGCTATCTTCAAGAATGGCGAGCAGGACATCGCCGACATGGTCCAGAAGATGCACAGCGAGTTCAATCTGCTGGCCATGACCGATGTTGTCTGGAACCACACGGCCAACAACAGCCCATGGCTCGAGGAACATCCCGAAGCGGGCTACAATGTCGACACTGCTCCCCACCTCCGACCAGCTTTCGAGCTCGATACGGCACTACTGCAGTTTGGCCAAGAGCTTGGCGAGCGCGGCCTACCCACAACCTTCAACAATGAAGCGGACCTCCTGAAGGTCATGCAAGGCATCAAGGCACACGTCCTTAGCAAGGTCAAGCTATGGGAATTCTACGTCCTCGACGTTGAACGAGACACAAAAGCCACCATGGAGGCTTGGATATCTGGCCAAGTCAACTTCGTTGATGGCAGCTTTAGTGAAGCAGGTCTTCGCGGGCTCGATGCTGTCAAGGACTGGCCGTTGAAGCAAAAGGCAGACTGGCTGGTTGAGCATGCTCTGCGCGGCGGTGACCGCATGGGCGAACGATTCCGCCGCACAATGGACCCAAACATCAGTGCTAGCCTTCTCTGTGCTCTCTTCGGCCGCTTCGATACTCGCACCAGCGACAAACCAGATGAGCGTGCAGCTCAAGGTACAATGACTGCCATCTTCAACGAGGTCAACCTTCCGTTTTACCGCGAGTATGACGGAGACCAATCAGAGATTCTTGAACAGCTCTTCAACCGCATCAAGTATGTGCGGATAGATGCCCACGGTCCTAAGCTTGGAGAGGTCAACGACGCAAACCCACTCATCGAGACCTACTTCACACGGCTGCCGCTCAATGACACCACAAAGAAGCACAACCCAGAGGCTCTCGCGTTGGTAAACAATGGTTGGGTCTGGGCTGCGGATGCTATGCGGGATAACGCCGGACCCAAGTCTCGCGCTTACCTGAGGCGAGAGGTCATTGTCTGGGGCGACTGCGTCAAGCTTCGCTACGGAAATGGCCCAGAGGATAATCCCTTCCTCTGGGAACACATGGCCAAGTACACGCGGCTGATGGCCAAGTACTTCCAAGGCTTCCGAATCGACAACTGCCATTCCACTCCTATACATCTCGCAGAATACATGCTGGACCAAGCACGAAGCGTCAACTCAAACATAATGGTTTGTGCCGAACTCTTCACTGGCTCAGAAGAGATGGACTACAAGTTTTGCATGAAGCTCGGCATCTGTGCGCTCATTCGAGAGGCCATGCAGTCGTGGAGCACCCAAGAGATGAGCAGGCTTGTTCACCGTCACGGTGGTGTTCCTATCGGCAGCTTTGAAACTGATGAGGTCATGAACGCAGCTCAGGCAACCGATGGAGCAGACCAAACTAAACCAATCATCAAGAAGATCAAGCGCAGTCCTGTCCATGCGCTTTTCATGGACTGTACACACGACAACGAAACACCAGCTCAGAAGCGGGATGCTCGCGACACTCTTCCAAGTGCTGCCCTTGTTGCCATGTGCGACTGCGCAACTGGCAGCGTTTTCGGATTCGATGAAGTTTACCCAGAGCTGATTGAGCTTGTGCACGAGAAGCGACTTTACTCCTCGGCCAACTCCACTGGCGGCCCGATCAAACCACAGGCTGGAGAGGGCGGAATTGGTGGTATCCGCAAGATCATCAATGAGATCCATGTGAAGATGGGCAAGGAGGAGTACAATGAGACGTACATCCACCACGACAACGAGTACATCACAGTCCACCGCGTCAACCCTCACACCAGGAAGGGATACTTCCTCATCGCCCATACCGCATTCCCTGGTTACGGTAACGGTAACGGAGGCTTCGGAAAGACCAACCTCCCGGGTACCCAGGCAAAGCTCATCGGCGCTTGGAACTTGGAGGTCGATGATAGCCCAGAGACGAAAGCCCGTATCATCGGCGACAAGACGACCTTGCGCGGTTTGCCCAGCAAAACGAACAATCTCCAGGGTGTGAACATCGAGTCATCTGGTGACGATACCACCATCACTATCCCTGACAAGTTTCCCCCCGGCAGTATCGCGCTATTCGAAACCTGGGTGCCGAGTGCTGAGCACGCCGATGGTCTCGACAAATTTGTTACCAGCGGTGGGCGTGCGGCTTTCAGCGGTGTCAACCTGACCGATCTGAACTATATCCTGTATAGatgtgaagaagaagagagggACGCTACCGATCACAAGGACGGAACCTACAACATCCCCGGCCACGGCAACCTTGTATACGCTGGTCTGCAAGGCTGGTGGAGTGTACTCCGCGACATTGTCAACGACAACAACCTTGGACACCCACTCTGCAACCATCTCCGTGAGGGTCAATGGGCACTCGATTACTGTCTTGGCCGTCTTGAGCACATctcgcagaaggagaagtacGCCAACATCAAGGGTCCTGCCAAGTGGCTCAAGTCCAAGTTCGATGCCATCCGCAAGGTCCCTAGCTACATGCTTCCGCGATACTTTGCTCTAGTCATCCAGACTGCGTACAACGCCGCAGTTGATCGAGCAATTGAGTTGATGGGTGAGAACGTCCGCGAGGGCAACCAGTTCCTGAAGAGTCTGGCACTTGTAAGCTGTCAAGTTACGGGTTACATGAACAGCGCCTCGCTGTGGCCAGAAAAGAGTGTTCCCAGCATGGCTGCCGGTCTTCCTCACTTTGCATACGATTGGGCGCGATGCTGGGGTCGTGACATCACCATCTCAGCCCGCGGTCTCTACATGGGAACCGGCAGGTATGCTGATGCCAAGGAGCACATCTTTGCCTTTGCCAGTGTTCTCAAGCATGGCATGGTTCCTAATCTTCTTGGTGGCGGCAAAAACCCGCGCTACAACTCTCGCGACTCGGTCTGGTGGTTCCTCCAGAACATTCAAGACTACACCAAGATTGTACCAAACGGCATGGAGCTCCTGAAGGAACAGGTCAAGCGACGGTTCCTCCCCTACGATGACACTTGGTTCGCCCATACCGACAAGCAGGCCTACTCCAAGTCTTCTTCGATCGAAGACGTCATCCAGGAGGCCCTCCAGCGACATGCTTCCGGCATAGAATTTCGCGAGTACGATGCGGGCCCGAACATCGACAGCCAAATGAAATCAGAAGGCTTCAACATCAAGATCTGGACTGACTGGGAGACTGGTCTAATCTTTGGAGGCAACCAGTGGAACTGCGGTACATGGATGGACAAGATGGGTGAAAGTGAGAAGGCGGGCAGCAAGGGCGTTCCTGGAACACCGCGAGACGGTGCCCCGGTCGAGATCATCGGCATGCTCTACAGCACAGTACGCTGGTGCGCCAACATGTACGAAGCTGGCCAGTTCAAGTATGAAGGTGTAACACTCGATGACGGCAAGAAGACGGTCACATACAAGGAGTGGGCCGATTTGATCAAAGCCAACTTCGAGCGATGCTTCTATGTTCCCCGGTCTGCCGAGGAAGACAGCAAGTACGATGTCAACTCGGCTATTGTCAACCGCCGGGGCATTTACAAGGATTTGTACCGCTCAGGCAAAGAGTACGAGGACTACCAGCTGAGGCCCAACTTCCCTGTTACCATGACGGTTGCGCCAGACCTCTTCGAACCAGAACATGCTCTGTACGCTCTGCAGATGGCCGACAGGGTCCTGCTCGGACCTCAGGGCATGAAGACCCTGGATCCCTCCGACCTCAACTACCGCGGGTACTACATCAACAGCGAAGACTCGACCGACTTCCATACCTCAAAGGGCCGCAACTACCACCAAGGACCAGAATGGGTGTGGCCCACGGGCTTCTTCCTCCGAGCCCTACTCAAGTTCGATCTCCAGCGCCGCAAGACCCCCGAAGAGCGCATCGAGAGCTACCAACAAGTCACTCGTCGTCTCGCTGGTTGCATGAAGGCGATTCAAGAGTCTCCTTGGGCTGGCCTCACGGAGTTGACCAACAAGGACGGTGCCTTCTGTGGCGACTCATGCCCAACGCAGAGTTGGAGTGCTAGCTGCATTATCGACTTGTTCCAGGATGCGCGCGAGTACGAGATGGAAGGTTCGGGTACCGGGGCCAGCAAGAAGGAGTCCTCATCATAGACTGGTGTGCTTGGCGAAAACGTAAAGTTTCTGTTGCCTAAGCTGGAGACAAAGCGTTTGTGACTGGGATTGTTCGTTCAGGCATGGGGTGGTGTGGAGTAGTAGAGTGACTAGACTGTTGTAGATACCTAGAACTGACGATAAATTCGACCATGATACATTCTTCATTCAAACCTTCTTACCCAGCTTGATCATCCGTCTCACTGTCCGCGATGATATGTGCAGTACATCAGCCACTTGAATATGACCGTTTTTCTCATGCAGATAGGTCCGGGAGTTTCCCTGTGTACAATCACCGTACTTGTAAATCATAGCACGATGATCGGCCAGGTAAACTTGTTAATTCTAAATACCCGGTGCAGGTTCAAAGTATGTTCCTCTGCTTTCGCGTATCACCCAGCTATCTCATCATCATCAGCTTCACGCAACGAGCTTCAGCGCATAGAGGTAGCAGATAGGCTGAATACATGTGTGTTATGGATGTGACGGAGGAGCGGTAGGGTATGATGGACAGCATGGATACGTGTACTGTAGGTTCATTTGGAGATAAGTACCGCTAGGTGGACAGTAAGGAGTAAGGGAAGCTATGTAGATGTATGGACTTCGCGGTAGTTTGAGGTAAGACGAGGGAGAGGTTTTTGCGGAGGAGGTAGGTGGTCCAGTGGACGGGCGGTGTCAACAACTAGGTGTTTGTAGGATAGGTATATGTAGGGGTGTACTTCTTGCAAGTCAGTGGTCTATAATATACGTGTAACTTTGTGGTCTTGCTGGGGGAGTCCACTTAGGTAGTCAGCGACACGCATCGAGTGTGCAACAAAAGGTGGGAAGGTGTCCAACTAGTTGTTTGATTGTTCATGTATAGCAAATGTACATGAACACGCCTTCTCCCCCAAGACAATACACATGAACAACATGCCGTTTCACTCGACAAGTAAAAAGATGAGTGGGAGAGAAGAGAGTCCCCATAATTTAGGATCGTCTGCATCAGTATATCGAAAAGGGGTGCTACTCCATCTACAACTACGGTCCAGCCTATCACTCAACCTGCCACCACATTGAGATCCCCAGCGCTTAAACAGCTTGCGCAACCGGGAAAAGAAGACAATGGACGTAAAACGGTCACTATAGCGCACTTGATGGCTTCAAGCACGGCACACATTGCTCACCCACACACCCACGGCGA is a window of Pyrenophora tritici-repentis strain M4 chromosome 2, whole genome shotgun sequence DNA encoding:
- a CDS encoding GDB1, Glycogen debranching enzyme gives rise to the protein MAVALPHHSKSSSPRKVVYLLPLTDYGCPDVAGTYIYMPPPTDPAYSICFQIQGTSSICREGSLWVNIPAKGKKFERSNYREYKLQPNFTGLCEIEIPIYEANAFSFYTTYSPLPQWSFTDVASPKPTRTDTYYIDVCPSLRLKGEHLPVEAVCIFSTLSKFMGNYPTDWDNHLRGIGQRGYNMVHFTPLMMRGSSNSPYSIYDQLKFDDAIFKNGEQDIADMVQKMHSEFNLLAMTDVVWNHTANNSPWLEEHPEAGYNVDTAPHLRPAFELDTALLQFGQELGERGLPTTFNNEADLLKVMQGIKAHVLSKVKLWEFYVLDVERDTKATMEAWISGQVNFVDGSFSEAGLRGLDAVKDWPLKQKADWLVEHALRGGDRMGERFRRTMDPNISASLLCALFGRFDTRTSDKPDERAAQGTMTAIFNEVNLPFYREYDGDQSEILEQLFNRIKYVRIDAHGPKLGEVNDANPLIETYFTRLPLNDTTKKHNPEALALVNNGWVWAADAMRDNAGPKSRAYLRREVIVWGDCVKLRYGNGPEDNPFLWEHMAKYTRLMAKYFQGFRIDNCHSTPIHLAEYMLDQARSVNSNIMVCAELFTGSEEMDYKFCMKLGICALIREAMQSWSTQEMSRLVHRHGGVPIGSFETDEVMNAAQATDGADQTKPIIKKIKRSPVHALFMDCTHDNETPAQKRDARDTLPSAALVAMCDCATGSVFGFDEVYPELIELVHEKRLYSSANSTGGPIKPQAGEGGIGGIRKIINEIHVKMGKEEYNETYIHHDNEYITVHRVNPHTRKGYFLIAHTAFPGYGNGNGGFGKTNLPGTQAKLIGAWNLEVDDSPETKARIIGDKTTLRGLPSKTNNLQGVNIESSGDDTTITIPDKFPPGSIALFETWVPSAEHADGLDKFVTSGGRAAFSGVNLTDLNYILYRCEEEERDATDHKDGTYNIPGHGNLVYAGLQGWWSVLRDIVNDNNLGHPLCNHLREGQWALDYCLGRLEHISQKEKYANIKGPAKWLKSKFDAIRKVPSYMLPRYFALVIQTAYNAAVDRAIELMGENVREGNQFLKSLALVSCQVTGYMNSASLWPEKSVPSMAAGLPHFAYDWARCWGRDITISARGLYMGTGRYADAKEHIFAFASVLKHGMVPNLLGGGKNPRYNSRDSVWWFLQNIQDYTKIVPNGMELLKEQVKRRFLPYDDTWFAHTDKQAYSKSSSIEDVIQEALQRHASGIEFREYDAGPNIDSQMKSEGFNIKIWTDWETGLIFGGNQWNCGTWMDKMGESEKAGSKGVPGTPRDGAPVEIIGMLYSTVRWCANMYEAGQFKYEGVTLDDGKKTVTYKEWADLIKANFERCFYVPRSAEEDSKYDVNSAIVNRRGIYKDLYRSGKEYEDYQLRPNFPVTMTVAPDLFEPEHALYALQMADRVLLGPQGMKTLDPSDLNYRGYYINSEDSTDFHTSKGRNYHQGPEWVWPTGFFLRALLKFDLQRRKTPEERIESYQQVTRRLAGCMKAIQESPWAGLTELTNKDGAFCGDSCPTQSWSASCIIDLFQDAREYEMEGSGTGASKKESSS